The stretch of DNA tcctcgTCGTCTGAATGGTCATCTTTAGATTTATTTAGTTCCTCCTTCTATTTCTATCTCTTCAAAATATGGTGCGAAGTAAATAATTTATAGTTTGGCTtaaaagaaatgaaggaaattttattatttactatatatatatatatatatatatatatatatatatatatatatatatatatatatatatatatatatatatatatacatatatatacatatatatatatatatatatattgtcacgacttaattaataacattaacgttttatgttaaagcaggttctttttaatttgcataaagccgttacataaaaaaacaaatgtattttgtataaccttaagtacctttaacaaccagttatagttcataaacaatgatggcaaaggacaacgagggagtatgatacaaaaaggaaatataaatatttatttacaaaagaaaaagaaaataattagataatatttggaccgaggtaagtttCAGATCACTGCAGCGTACACTTGATGCTCcgttgtaatgaagtgttgttaattttaattgcagttctaaaaatggaggacagttactaataccaatacttaacttctcgtaaagtatcatcaacggcgctgcagttgcagtaataaacatgagggatcaggtgataaatctgaattgtcTTTAGGGGCTGTTCAAGGCTGATATCCTCTTCCGTGTCCGTAATGTgtccgtcgcagattaaaaggtgttgtaatcctccagataaagaacaagattagtatcgagaacttgataaaaacacttgaTCACAGCAGCTCTTAGAAGgcaaacatccatgcatcagcagcgaaAGAGTGATTaaacgggcgtgacagtggtataaggagctgaagactcaaaaacaggcgtcgatgtcgaataaagggcgctaacagctacacaccattgcagcgatccaaggcaaatccactgctctcagtagattAGTACCTCCCAGAGGCAATtccaacctctctagcgttcagaggatcactgaccccaaacttgggcttttcccgaaaaagaagtctctctgcttccacgtcatcatgtaaaggaagaaattgttggattagaactaccctccttaacgactgcaaaataaataacaagcaaacaacacccaTTTACCAACAAacagcaaacatacgactgcgtgggcaaaaaaataaataaatagataaatatataaatgaacgaacgaaaatactttcgggcgtgatacccccaacctaataggtaaaaaaatacataatttttttttacaactcataTGAAAATTCCAACCAATTTTATATCTCaacatgtactgaaaaaaaaaaaaataacggcaaCGTTAAATGGCCTCAAGACCagtaaattatcacttccacaaacaaaaaaccaatgatgaaagaacgagatgttgcaccaaagacactgcaggaagaaaaataaaataaatacgaaaacaaaacaataatccaagtggaaaagacatcacagatttctagagagggcatcagcgacGACATTGTCCTTCCCTTTCACATGTTTTACAGTCAAATTATATTCCTGAAGCATAAGACTCCAATTAGTGAGCCTTCTGTTTTTGTACCTAAATTTGTTCACAAATTTAAAAGGGTTGTGATCTGAATACACAACAATTGGATCAACGCTAGAtgttacataaatttcaaaatgttgtagagctaaaactaaagctaaggcttccttttcgattgtgcaatatttcttttgatgctcatTAAGTTTCCTAGAAAAATATGAAACAGGATGTTCAATACCTTCACTATCGTCTTGCAATAGCACTGCTCCTACTCCGAGATCGCTGGCATCCACCATTAACTTGAACCCCTTCTGAAAGTCAGGTGATTTCAAAATAGGATAGGTGCTTAAAATGCCTTTTAATTTATCAAAGGCTCGTTGACATGTATCGTCCCACAAGAATTTAGATTTCTctcttaaaagattagttaaaggagttactatttcagaaaaactgGGGACAAACCTGCGATAGTAACCAGCGAGACCAACAAATTGCCTTACATTTTTTCGAGTTTTTGGAGTGGGAAAAGCTAGTACAGCTTCAATGTTCTTTTCCTTGGGTAATACTTTACCTTGTCCGACGTGATGTCCGAGGTAGATAACTTCAGCCTTTccaaattcgcatttagaaagGTTTACCACCAAACCAGCGTCAGCAATTGCACGAAATAAGGCCCTGATTCTATCGACATGGTCTTTCCAGTTgtcactgaaaataattatatcgtccagataaactacacaacccttcaatccattcgtgatcatccacatcattctctggaaggtactggctgcgttacgcatgccaaagggcatgactttacattcgaataaaccttcaggtgttataaatgctgatatttctcgtgcattttcagtcagaggaacctgccagtaaccttttaaaaggtctaacttactaatatacttggcattaccaatcttatctatgcaatcttctatgcgaggcagagggaaattgtcagcaactgttaagtcgtttactttcctgtagtcaaaacacaacctgtcttgtccattttcctttttcactaataCAACCGGGGAACTCGAAGGACTGCTACTTGGTGATATCAAGTCATTCTCCAACATATAACTGACTTCCTTTCTCACAGCTTCAGCTTTCTGTGGACTTAACCTGTAAGGGGCTTGTCTAATTGGCTGGGCATTTGGCTTTAGTACAACATCATGTTGCAAACTACGCACAAGACCAGGAGTGTCCTTAAATATTGACGGATGTTCTTTGAATAAATCCTTAATATCGGTAACTTCCTGAGCATTCAGATGTTTAAACAAACTATCTGGGTTACACAAATTTTAGAGTTTTCGCCATTCCATCCATATTCTTTGCTTTCCACTTCTTGTCCATTACATTCTTTGGGTACAACAGCTGAAACAGATTTAACAGTGTTAGCtctggaaaaatatttcttcataatgttaATATGACACAACTGATACTTTTTCCTCCTCCCTGGAATTTCCACCAAATAATCAACATCATTCAGTTTTTTCTTAACCACTGCTGGACCTACAAACTGAGCTCTGAACTGACCTGGCATAGGAAGTAACACTAGTACTTGTTCTCCTGCTTCAAAATTCCTTACTTGAGACTTTCTATCATAATGAGTTTTCAATTTAGCCTGCGAAGTAGAGAGATTATTTTGGGCCCATTGCCAAATGCTCCTTAATTTCTCtttgaaagacaaaatataatcaagTGAATTCATTTTACCACTACCCCCTTCCCAATGTTCCCTTAATAAATCAAGAGGTCCTCTCACATTGTGTCCATAGACCATctgaaaaggagaaaaacccagagattcactaggggctgatcttaaagcaaaaagcaataaaggcaagtctttatcccattcctcaacatggtctaaacaatacttagtcaaagcattcttcagagtggagtgaaatctttcaagtattcccTGACTTTCGGGATGATATGAGGATGCCAAGTTGTGTTTAATGCCAAGTTCATTCATTTTAGCCTGGAACTCCCTACTAGTGAAATTAGAACCTTGATCCGACTGTATCTCTCGAGGTAAACCATAACGAGAAAAGAAGTCCATGAGATGCTTAATTACAATACCACTCTTAATGCCTCTAACAGGTATTACCTCGGGAAATCTAGTGGTTCTGTCCATTATAGTTAACATATACTGAAAACCTGTTTTggttttgggtaaaggacccacaatGTCAATAACAATTTGAGTGAATGGTTCTTCAACAGCTGGGATTGGAATTAAAGGCGCTTTTGTAATTTTCTGGTTGGGTTTTCCAACCATTTGGCACTGATGACATGACTTACAATGTCTGACTAcatctttctttacagaaggccaaaaaaaattatctttcactttGGACAGTGTTTTTCGTATTCCTAAATGACCACCCCATTCACTTTCATGAGCCTCTTGCAAAATAAAATGCCTAAACTTACTAGGTACTACAATTTGTTCCCTTACCTTCCACTCTTCATCAGTAGATGCGGTCACTGGACGAATTAATCTATATAACACATCATTCTTTAATACATAACTTGCTTCACTTAAATCATCCTGTTCCTTTAGCTGTTCTGCTTCTTCATATATACTTTTCAATTCGCGATCTTCTTTTTGAGCACTAATTAGGGTTTGCCTATCTGGAAACGTGCAACTAAAATCTGTAGGAAAGTCTTCAGATATATTAACCATAGACTTTAACGAAAGATTTTTTATCTGCTTGGACTTACCTTTCGTTGTCTTAGGTTGAGTTTTGGTTTGGAAGCAGTTTTCCAAATTTATGTCAGCTGCTCCACCTTTGACTTCCTCTCTAGATTGGGCTCGGGTTACAGGAACAACAGGTTTAACATTTACCATAACACGTTCATTAACCACACTAGCCCCCTTTCGACCTTCTGATGCACAGGCTGTGCCACTACCTTGCATCACATCATTGCCAATCAACAAATCCACACCACTCACAGGCAATGCACTAACTACAGCCAGTTTCAACCTACCAGTTACCAAaggagattccaaataaacttcttccacaggccaagatgttactgtatctgggaaacccccaagcaacacaaaatcctgacctttccgtgagaaatctttagggagagaggtttccagaatgcaggactggcacgagccagtatcccgcagcaatgcaacgatattaccatcagttgcctcagatccaactttcactatacctctaaagacaaagtcttcaaattccttaccataaggcatgctcccactcacctctccttcaagactagaagacacaggcggcactgacctacaatccatcaacataactggtttaaccgacttagttacttcaggacaatgtgacttaacatgacctttcttaccacacttataacaaacAATGTCCCGGGCCTGCCTCGCACCCCTTGAAGGCGATGAAGGACTTTCTCTACCCTTTATTACTTCCACCTTTTCCACACCTGCTTCCCAATGAGTTTTCTTCTTACCATAATGCTTGTGTGACAAAACAAACCTGTCTGCTGCCTTTGCTGCCTCATTCacattatcaatgttaaattcTTCAATATGGATGCGAACGTCTTtgggaatgttatttttaaaatcctcCAACAAAACCAGTTCTCGTAACTCGGCAAATGTACTTGCCTCCTCTGCAGCCAACCACTCGTCAAGTTTAACTGCTTTCTGGCCTGCCCATTCTACAaatgtttgattaaacattttacgCCAGGATCTGAATTTCTGCCGGTAAGCTTCTGGGTTTAGCTGGTATgcatttaaaaccatttttttcacaatatcataatcACCGGAATCTTCTGCACTTAACGCAGCATAAACTACTTGTGCCTTACCAGAGAATGCAGATTGCACTAATACAGCCCAGAGTTCCTTGGGCCAAGCTAACTGATGAGCTACTTTCTCAAAAGCAACGAAAAATTTTCCGACATCTGACTCGCTAAACTTAGGAATTAGCTTAGTTCCCCACTTATCACTGAACTTAGCTGGCACAGAAGCACTCATAGAAGTTTCATCGGACTTTGAAGACTTTAAAGTTATCTCTAACTCAAGCCTCTCTTTATCAGCTTCCATAAGCGCTCTCTTTTCAGCCAATATTGCTTTTTCTGCTTCCATTTGCTCTCTTTCAGCGTCTCTCTGCTCTGCTCGTTTAGCGCGTTCGAACTCCTGTTGCTCTTTTATGAAATATGCTAAGTCAGATCCTGACAATCCAAGTTTCTCACCAATGGCAGTTAACTCGCTTAAAGTTGACATCTTGTTAAAATGAGAAAATGCTACTTAACACGATGAACCATTAAAGTTTCCCgtcaaaagagaataaaaaaaaaaaaaaattactttttcacactacctcactgaccctttgccatcctgtcacggtcgccaatttatgtcacgacttaattaataacattaacgttttatgttaaagcaggttctttttaatttgcataaagccgttacataaaaaaacaaatgtattttgTATAACCTTAAGTAtctttaacaaccagttatagttcataaacaatgatggcaaaggacaacgagggagtatgatacaaaaaggaaatataaatatttatttacaaaagaaaaagaaaataattagataatatttggaccgaggtaagtttCAGATCACTGCAGCGTACACTTGATGCTCcgttgtaatgaagtgttgttaattttaattgcagttctaaaaatggaggacagttactaataccaatacttaacttctcataaagtatcatcaacggcgctgcagttgcagtaataaataTGAGGGAtcaggtgataaatctgaattgtcTTTAGGGGCTGTTCAAGGCTGATATCCTCTTCCGTGTCCGTAATGTgtccgtcgcagattaaaaggtgttgtaatcctccagataaagaacaagattagtatcgagaacttgataaaaacacttgaTCACAGCAGCTCTTAGAAGGCAAACATCCCTGCATCAGCAGCGAAAGAGTGATTaaacgggcgtgacagtggtataaggagctgaagactcaaaaacaggcgtcgatgtcgaataaagggcgctaacagctacacaccattgcagcgatccaaggcaaatccactgctctcagtagattAGTACCTCCCAGAGGCAATTCCAACCTCTCTAGTGTTCAGAGGATCACTGACCccaaacttgggcttttcccgaaaaagaagtctctctgcttccacgtcatcatgtaaaggaagaaattgttggattagaactaccctccttaacgactgcaaaataaataacaagcaaacaacacccaTTTACCAACAAacagcaaacatacgactgcgtgggcaaaaaaataaataaatagataaatatataaatgaacgaacgaaaatactttcgggcgtgataatatatatatatatatacatattatcgttatcatcatcatcatctcctcccccgCCCACTGACGCAATGGGCCTTATTGATCGATATATAGTAAATCAAacgatttcctttatttcttttaagCCAaactataaatcttttattttgcaGCATGATATGATTTTATGTATTAACATCTAACATCCCTaatatcaacagaaaaaaatcCAGTGCATTAGTTTTTTAGTTTTACTCCAGCATGTTTATATCCTTTCAACTTGTGCAGTCATTGATTCAATAAAAAATTAGATTTGTTCTTTGGCCAACAGAGGAATCAAAAATTGGT from Palaemon carinicauda isolate YSFRI2023 chromosome 5, ASM3689809v2, whole genome shotgun sequence encodes:
- the LOC137641146 gene encoding uncharacterized protein — translated: MSTLSELTAIGEKLGLSGSDLAYFIKEQQEFERAKRAEQRDAEREQMEAEKAILAEKRALMEADKERLELEITLKSSKSDETSMSASVPAKFSDKWGTKLIPKFSESDVGKFFVAFEKVAHQLAWPKELWAVLVQSAFSGKAQVVYAALSAEDSGDYDIVKKMVLNAYQLNPEAYRQKFRSWRKMFNQTFVEWAGQKAVKLDEWLAAEEASTFAELRELVLLEDFKNNIPKDVRIHIEEFNIDNVNEAAKAADRFVLSHKHYGKKKTHWEAGVEKVEVIKGRESPSSPSRGARQARDIVCYKCDTVTSWPVEEVYLESPLVTGRLKLAVVSALPVSGVDLLIGNDVMQGSGTACASEGRKGASVVNERVMVNVKPVVPVTRAQSREEVKGGAADINLENCFQTKTQPKTTKDRQTLISAQKEDRELKSIYEEAEQLKEQDDLSEASYVLKNDVLYRLIRPVTASTDEEWKCQMVGKPNQKITKAPLIPIPAVEEPFTQIVIDIVGPLPKTKTGFQYMLTIMDRTTRFPEVIPVRGIKSGIVIKHLMDFFSRYGLPREIQSDQGSNFTSREFQAKMNELGIKHNLASSYHPESQGILERFHSTLKNALTKYCLDHMVYGHNVRGPLDLLREHWEGGSGKMNSLDYILSFKEKLRSIWQWAQNNLSTSQAKLKTHYDRKSQVRNFEAGEQVLVLLPMPGQFRAQFVGPAVVKKKLNDVDYLVEIPGRRKKYQLCHINIMKKYFSRANTVKSVSAVVPKECNGQEVESKEYGWNGENSKICDTPGLVRSLQHDVVLKPNAQPIRQAPYRLSPQKAEAVRKEVSYMLENDLISPSSSPSSSPVVLVKKENGQDSDNWKDHVDRIRALFRAIADAGLVVNLSKCEFGKAEVIYLGHHVGQGKVLPKEKNIEAVLAFPTPKTRKNVRQFVGLAGYYRRFVPSFSEIVTPLTNLLREKSKFLWDDTCQRAFDKLKGILSTYPILKSPDFQKGFKLMVDASDLGVGAVLLQDDSEGIEHPVSYFSRKLNEHQKKYCTIEKEALALVLALQHFEIYVTSSVDPIVVYSDHNPFKFVNKFRYKNRRLTNWSLMLQEYNLTVKHVKGKDNVVADALSRNL